The DNA window AGAAGCTCATGATGAACCCGCCCACCAGCGCGCCCACGATGCCGACGACGATGTTCTTGACCAGGCTCCCCTGCTCCTTCATGATCATGCCCGCGATCCAGCCTGCCAAGCCGCCGATGACGATCCATACGATGATGCTCATAATAAGCCTCCTATCTGCCGTTTGACCGATAAGGATAGGAGGATCCGCGCCGCCGCGACGCCGCGCGCGGCGAAGGTGGACGCCCCGTTGCGAAGCCGTTTTCCTCCCGCAGCCGCGGGCCTTACGCGTCGCCGTAGAGCGTGTAGCCGTTGCGGCCGCGGTCCTTCGTGCGGTAGAGCGCCTCGTCGGCGTGCTTGTAGAGCGTCTTGAAGTCGCGCCCGTCGCGCGGCGCGAGCGCGATGCCGATGCTCGCCGACACGTGCCAGGTCGCGTCGCCTTCCGTGTGGTCATGGTCGAGCGCCCGCGAGAGCACCTCGGCCTTGCGCTTGGCCCACGTGTCGCTCGGCACGGTGACGAACGCCACGAACTCGTCGCCGCCCACGCGCCCGATGATGTCGTCTTTGCGGAAGCTCGAGCGGATGGTGCCCGTGAACGACTCGATCACCGAGTCGCCGAACACGTGCCCGAACCGGTCGTTGGCCTGCTTGAACACGTCGATGTCGAAGATGAAGAAGGCGCACGTCTCGTCGGGGCGCTCCGCCAGGCGCCGCTCGATGAGGTGCATCGTGGCCGATTTCGTGTAGAGCCCCGTCATCTCGTCGGTCATGGCCAGATGCTGCAGGCGGTTCTCCTGGCGCTTCTCCGCGTCGATGTTCTGGCGGTACACCAGCATGCGCACCGAGTCGTCCGCATCGTTCTGCACGAGGCGCG is part of the Arabiibacter massiliensis genome and encodes:
- a CDS encoding GlsB/YeaQ/YmgE family stress response membrane protein produces the protein MSIIVWIVIGGLAGWIAGMIMKEQGSLVKNIVVGIVGALVGGFIMSFFGAAGFTGFNLWSFVVALIGSVVLLAVINLFTGKKA